TGACGCCGTTCGAGCGCGTCCGCGACTGGCACTGGCTCGGCCTCGACGGCGACGCGCACAACTGGAACCCGTGGATCCACAGCGCCGTCCTCGCCGCCGCGCTCCTGCTCGTGGCCGACGACGAGCGGCGCCGGCGGCTGGTGCGGCTGGTGATCGAAGGGCTCGAGCACTACGTCGCGGTCCTGCCCGACGACGGCGGCGTCGACGAGGGGGTCGCCTATTGGTGGCACGGCGCCTGCCGGCTGCTGGAGTGCCTCGACTTGCTCGCCGACGCGGGGGACCTGCCCGTGCTGCCCGCGCTGATCCGCTTCCCGCACCGGATGCACTTGGGTGACGACGCGTACGTCAACGCCGGAGACGCTCCGGCCCGCCTGTCACCGGCCCAGCCGTGGCACGTCCTGTACCGGTGGGGCGAGCGGTTCGGCGACGACGAGGTCCGGGCCCACGCGGTGAGCCGGGCGCGCGCGGGCGGGCGGCTCGTGTGGCCGTCGGCCGGTCTCGGCCGGGCTCTGTCCGGCTTGGCCGACCCGGACTGGCGGAAGGCGGAACCGGACGGGACCTGGCTGGCCCGCGAGGAGTGGCTGCCGCGGGTGCAGGTGCTGGTGGCCCGGGAGACGGCGGGCACGCCGCGCGGGCTGACCGTGGCGGTCAAGGCCGGGCACAACGGCGAGCGGCACAACCACCTCGACGTCGGGTCCTACTGGGTGGCCGTCGACGGGGTGCCGGTCGTGGTGGACGCCGGCCAGCCGACCTACACGGCGGACAGCTTCGGGCCGGACCGGTACCGGGCCTGGCCGTTGCGTGGTGAGTGGCACAACGTGCCCGAGCCGGGCGTCACGCAGGAACCGGGGGAGACCTTCGGGGCGCGGGACGTCCGGGTCGAGCTCACCGCGGCCTCGGCGACGCTGTCCGCGGACCTCGCCGGCGCCTACCCGGGTGTGCCGCGCTGGATCCGGTCGGTGCGCCTGGTCCGGGGCCCCCACGCACACATCCTGGTGACGGATGACGAGAGCGTCCGGCCGGTCCGGCTTCGGCACGTCCTCGCGGGCGACGTCGAGCTGGGGGACGGCGAAGCGTTCGTGTCCCTCGCCGGCACGCGGGTTCTGCGGCTGAGCTGGGACGCCCGGTGCACCACCGCCGAACTCGAGCGGCGGCCGCTGGACGACCCGCTGCTGCGGGCCTCCTGGGGCGATCACCTCAGCCGGCTCACGCTGCTGGTGCGCGACGGCCCGGCGCGGGTCCGGCTGGAGCAGGTCCGGTGATGCTCGCGTCGGAACGGCACCAGCTGATCCTTTCGCTGGTGCGCGAGCACGGCGCGATCCGGCTCGCCGAACTCGTCGAGCGGCTCGGCGTCACCGCGGTGACCGTGCGCCGGGACGTCACCGAGCTGGCCGACCGCGGGCTGCTGACGCGCGTGCACGGCGGGGTCACGCTGACCCGGCCCCGCGGTGGCCACCCGGAGCCGGGGCGGGCCGCCTCGGTGTTCGGCCCGGCCGTGCCCGGCGCGCTGGTCGGCATGGTCGCGCCGTCCGTGGAGTACTACTGGCCGACGGTGATCCAGGGCGCCCAGTCCACTGTGGCCACGGCGGGCGGGCGGCTGGTCCTGCGCGCCTCCAGCTACGACGCGGCGGAGGACCGCCGTCAGATCACGAAGCTCCTCGAACGCGGGGTGCAGACGTTGCTGGCCGCGCCGGCCACCAGGGGCCGCGGTGCCCTGGATCTGCTGCGCTGGCTGGGCACGCTGAACGTCCCGGTGGTGCTCGTCGAACGCCTGCCCCCGCCGGAGCTGCCGACGCTGGCCCTGGACGCCGCCACGACGGCCCACGCGCTCGGCGCCGGTTTGGCCGTCCGCCACCTGGTTTCCCTGGGCCACCGCGGGGTCGGGCTCGTCACCTCGCGCTCCAGCCCGCACAGCCCGGCCGTGCGCACCGGCTGGCGCGAGACGACCGCGTCACTGGGCCTGGACGCCGGCGCGGCGCTGGATCTCGACGTCCCGGCCTACGGCTCCCGGGGCTGGGCGGGCGAGTACGACACGTTGCTGGACCGCTGCCGCCGGGCCGGCGTCGGCGCCCTGCTCGTGCACGCCGACCGCGAGGCCATCGGCCTGATCGAACGGGCCCGCGACGGCGGCATCGCGGTGCCCGGCGAGCTGGCGGTGGTCTCCTACGACGACGAGGTCGCCGCGGCGTCGGACCCGCCGCTGACCGCGGTGTGCCCGCCGAAGCACCGGCTCGGCGCGGTGGCCGCGGAACTCGCGCTGGCCCGGCTCGCCGACACGACCGAGCGGCCCGTGCACCGGCTGCAGCTCTGGCCGACGCTCGTGGTTCGCGAGTCGTGCGGCGGGGCGCCGGAATTCACGCCGGAACTCGCGGCGGAGTGAAATCGTCGAATTCGAGCACCCTTTTCAGGGGGTACGGCCAAACGGCGGATCCGGTTGTGTCGAAGCGGTAACGACCGGATCGCGATCTCGGGATTTACAAGATGTGGACCACCTCCTACTCTCCGCGAACGGGACATGCGGCTCTTCGCATGTGGGGAATCGGAGGTGGTTCGGTTGACGCGCCCGACGGGGGCAACGGCCAGGCAGCAGATTTCGGTTCAGGAATTGATTCAGCGGGTGCGCGCGGAGAATTCCGCGCCCGCCACGGCGGACCGCGTCGACCAGCGCGTCCGGGCGGTCGTGGCACGGGAAAAGGGCCGCGCACAGCCGGACAGCGTCACGCGGTGGCTGGTGGTGGGCGCGGGGGTGGTGACCGCGCTGAGCGCGTTCGCGCTGGTTTCGTTCGCGGTGAGCGACGATCCGGAGCCGGTACCGGCGACCCAGCCGGGCCGTCCGCCGGCGGTATCGGTGCCGATCACGTTCGCCGGCACCCGGACGGTCACCGAAACGGTGGAGCCGCCGATTTCAACGTTTTATCTACCGTACGGCTCGCCTTACGGCAGCTATTACACGCCGGCGAAGTAGGCGCCCGCAAAGTTCGTGAAGGCCACCTTGAGGAACATAGAGTTCCTCAAGGTGGCCTTCACGAACTACGGAAATCTCAGGAAGTGAATCGGAGCGCGAGGCGGCGGAGGGCGGCGTGGGTCGTCACCGCCGTGCCGAGAGCGACGACGAGCACGGTGCCGGTCACCAGGACACGCGTGCGGGCCCTGGTGGCGCGGGCCGGGAGCTCGGCGAGCGGACGGGCCACGGCGAGGCCGGTGAGCGTCCGTTCCGCTTCGGCCATCGTCGGCCGGGCCGCCGGCTCGTGCCGCAGCAGTGCGAGCACGGCGTCGAGGACCGGCCCGCCGGCCGACGGCGGCACGCTGGTGCCCGGCGGCCGCCCTTCGAGGGCGAAGTAGAGGGTGGCGCCGAGGGAAAAGACGTCCGCGGGACACGCCGGGGGAGCGCCCGCGGTTACCTCCGGGGCGGGGAACGGGCCGTCGCCCAGCCCGAAGCCGTCGATCTTCGCGGTCCCGTCCCCGGTGACGAGCACCCGGCCCGGCCCGATCCCGCGGTGCAGGATGCCGTCGGCGTGCGCGGCCGCCAGCGCCGAAGCCAGCTGGGCGCCGAGCGCCGCGACGCGGTCTGACGGGAAGCTCCCGTGCTGCTCGAGGAGGGCGGCCAGCGTCCGGGTCGCCAGGTACTCCGTCACGACGTACGGGGTGATGTCCTGCTCGAAGACGTCGTGCACGACGACCGCATGCGGGTGCCGCAGCCGGATGGCCACGCGCGCTTCGCGGATCGCCTTGGCCCGGACGCGGTCCGAGTGGGCCGCGTCGAACGGGCAGCCGGGCGGCAGCCGCTTGACGGTGACGAACCGCTCGAGCAGCTCGTCGCGGGCCCGCCACACCGTGCCCCCGTCGCCGTCGCCGAGGGGGTCGAGCAGGCGGTACCGCCCGGCCAGGTCTGCTTTTTTCGCTGCCACCCGTATTCCCCCGTCCACGTCGTCGGCCTCACTGGGGAATACGGCCGAGAGGCGCAATGGGTTCGGTGGATCGGCCTATTGTTCCGGCCGGCCCGCCGGTGCGGGAAGCGCTTTCAGCGAACGGCGGCGGCGGTGGTTTCGCCGGGGACGAAGGCCGGGGTGACCGATTCCGGCCCGGCCGTCGAACCGTCGAGCCGGCGCACGGCCAGTTCGACGGCCAGCGCGCCCAGTTCACGGGCCGGGATCACCACCGCGGCCGGCGGGATCCGCTGGTGGCGGGCCACGGTGTCCGAGCACACGGCCACGACGGAGACGTCGGCGGGGACCCGCAGCCCGCGGTCCCGCAGCGCCGCCAGGACCAGGGGAAGTGCCGCTTCGTCGTGGACGACCAGGCCGGTCGCCTCGCCGGCGGTGAGGACGTCGTCCAGGCAGCCGCCGACGTCTTCGGCCGCCGGCGCGCACGGCCGGGAGACCACGCGCACGCCGCGCCGGACGGCGGTGATCCGGAAGCCTTCGGCGAAGTCCGCCAGGTACCCCGGCCGGCGACCCGACGGCTCCAGGTGGGCGATCGAGCGGTGGCCGAGGTCGGCGAGGTGGGTGGCGCAGGCCTGGCCGGCCGGTGTGCAGTCGAGCGTCACCGAGGCCAGGCCGTGGTGCCGCCCGGGTGCGCCGACCAGCACCGCGGGGCGGCCCGAGGCGAGCAGCACGGGCACGCGCGGGTCGTCGTCACCGGCGTCCAGCACGATCACCGCGTCGGCCAGCGCGGCCGACGTCACCCGGTGCAGGCCCGACGTGCCTTCGTCGTCGGTGACCAGGAGCAGGTCGAACCCGAGCTCGCGGGCCGCGCCCGCGGCCGCGGCGAAGAACTCCATCTCCACCCCCGGGTGCCGGTCGCCGTGCAGCGGCACCGCGACCGCGAGGACACCGGCGCGGGTCGTGGGGAAGCCGGCGCGGCGCCGGTAGCCGAGGGTCCGGATGGTCTCCTCGACCCGCCGCCTCGTCGCCGCGGAGATCGTCCGCTTCCCGGTGATCACGTAGGACACCGTGCTCGCCGAGACACCGGCGGCGTTCGCCACGTCGGTGATCGTCACCGCGCCACGGCCGGCGCCGGACGGCTCGTCCGCCGCGTCGCGGGAGTTCGTCATTGTGGAGCACTTTCTCGGAGCCCATTGTCCGGTCCGTTGTCCGGCCGGGAGTTAGCGTTAACACGATCAAGGGAAGGCTGACCAT
This window of the Amycolatopsis balhimycina FH 1894 genome carries:
- a CDS encoding serine/threonine-protein kinase, producing the protein MAAKKADLAGRYRLLDPLGDGDGGTVWRARDELLERFVTVKRLPPGCPFDAAHSDRVRAKAIREARVAIRLRHPHAVVVHDVFEQDITPYVVTEYLATRTLAALLEQHGSFPSDRVAALGAQLASALAAAHADGILHRGIGPGRVLVTGDGTAKIDGFGLGDGPFPAPEVTAGAPPACPADVFSLGATLYFALEGRPPGTSVPPSAGGPVLDAVLALLRHEPAARPTMAEAERTLTGLAVARPLAELPARATRARTRVLVTGTVLVVALGTAVTTHAALRRLALRFTS
- a CDS encoding LacI family DNA-binding transcriptional regulator — its product is MTNSRDAADEPSGAGRGAVTITDVANAAGVSASTVSYVITGKRTISAATRRRVEETIRTLGYRRRAGFPTTRAGVLAVAVPLHGDRHPGVEMEFFAAAAGAARELGFDLLLVTDDEGTSGLHRVTSAALADAVIVLDAGDDDPRVPVLLASGRPAVLVGAPGRHHGLASVTLDCTPAGQACATHLADLGHRSIAHLEPSGRRPGYLADFAEGFRITAVRRGVRVVSRPCAPAAEDVGGCLDDVLTAGEATGLVVHDEAALPLVLAALRDRGLRVPADVSVVAVCSDTVARHQRIPPAAVVIPARELGALAVELAVRRLDGSTAGPESVTPAFVPGETTAAAVR
- a CDS encoding substrate-binding domain-containing protein produces the protein MLASERHQLILSLVREHGAIRLAELVERLGVTAVTVRRDVTELADRGLLTRVHGGVTLTRPRGGHPEPGRAASVFGPAVPGALVGMVAPSVEYYWPTVIQGAQSTVATAGGRLVLRASSYDAAEDRRQITKLLERGVQTLLAAPATRGRGALDLLRWLGTLNVPVVLVERLPPPELPTLALDAATTAHALGAGLAVRHLVSLGHRGVGLVTSRSSPHSPAVRTGWRETTASLGLDAGAALDLDVPAYGSRGWAGEYDTLLDRCRRAGVGALLVHADREAIGLIERARDGGIAVPGELAVVSYDDEVAAASDPPLTAVCPPKHRLGAVAAELALARLADTTERPVHRLQLWPTLVVRESCGGAPEFTPELAAE
- a CDS encoding heparinase II/III family protein, with translation MAPRPPVPDVRDRTVWDAVDGAVILAEAEAVLARPAPVLTATAWARTFRDGIRTDYEDAARELRERVTLLVLAAVLTGEVPPGPVPFLDGAIDGLVALAEATTWCWAPHDRHAAAREEVLADPGDPFLDLGAAEVASLFAWADHVLGPHLDLRAPGLRRRLRREVEIRVLTPFERVRDWHWLGLDGDAHNWNPWIHSAVLAAALLLVADDERRRRLVRLVIEGLEHYVAVLPDDGGVDEGVAYWWHGACRLLECLDLLADAGDLPVLPALIRFPHRMHLGDDAYVNAGDAPARLSPAQPWHVLYRWGERFGDDEVRAHAVSRARAGGRLVWPSAGLGRALSGLADPDWRKAEPDGTWLAREEWLPRVQVLVARETAGTPRGLTVAVKAGHNGERHNHLDVGSYWVAVDGVPVVVDAGQPTYTADSFGPDRYRAWPLRGEWHNVPEPGVTQEPGETFGARDVRVELTAASATLSADLAGAYPGVPRWIRSVRLVRGPHAHILVTDDESVRPVRLRHVLAGDVELGDGEAFVSLAGTRVLRLSWDARCTTAELERRPLDDPLLRASWGDHLSRLTLLVRDGPARVRLEQVR